A region of Catharus ustulatus isolate bCatUst1 chromosome 9, bCatUst1.pri.v2, whole genome shotgun sequence DNA encodes the following proteins:
- the ATP6V1G3 gene encoding V-type proton ATPase subunit G 3, protein MTSQSQGIQQLLQAEKRAKDKLEEAKKRKGKRLRQAKEEATAEIDHYRLQREKEFRNKETNVMGSQGNFSAKIEEQTTEAIRNLTSSYHKNMESMMKKLLSTICDISPEIHPNFRPAV, encoded by the exons ATGACCAGCCAGTCTCAGGGAATCCAGCAGCTTTTGCAGGCAGAAAAACGTGCCAAGGACAAACTGGAGGAAGCCAAAAAAA GAAAGGGTAAAAGGCTGAGGCAAGCCAAGGAAGAAGCCACAGCTGAGATAGACCACTACAGActgcagagggagaaggaatttagaaacaaggaaacaaat GTAATGGGCTCCCAAGGTAACTTCTCTGCCAAAATAGAAGAGCAAACAACAGAAGCCATCCGAAACCTCACGAGCAGCTACCACAAGAACATGGAGAGCATGATGAAAAAGCTCTTGAGCACAATATGTGACATCAGCCCCGAAATTCACCCAAACTTCAGACCtgcagtttaa